Genomic DNA from Candidatus Nitrosopumilus koreensis AR1:
AATCATTTTTTGCTAGATGTTCGGAATTGCAAAGATTAGAAATTGTTTCTTCAGATAATCCATCTCTAGTTAAAACATTGTCCGTGTACTGCATCATTACACCTTTAACACACAAAATGTTTTGATACAAAGATAATTCATGACAGGATGCTAGCGAAGAATCCAAATCATCGCCAAAGTAATGAACAAAACCATGACCCAATCCATGAACACAGTCTTGGTAGTTGGAAGAGCCAATCAAGTCATCACAAATAGTTTTGTATGAATTTGGAAATGGCTTGTCCAATTCACCAATATTGTGGAAGTAAGATGCCAAAACTCCGTGGAAATATCCACCTCGGCACATAGTACCATCCATCCCCTGAAGACTTTTTGATACATCTCCTGTTTCTTCATAAGCCACATGACCAATCTCATGAGATACGAAATGACAGTCGTCCATGGTGCCCATCTTGGATAATGCTATAGATAATTCAAGTGCATCAGCATTATTTTTCTCAGATTCGGCGAGTCTGCCAAAAAATTCAGAATAACAAACAAGACGTAGTGTACCGTCATTCATGTCAGCACAAGTGCGAATATCTTGGAAGTATTTTGTAGCCAAAGATTCTGAGGGCAACACAGGAACATAGTCATCAATATCTAAAATTCCATCGTTGTCATCATCTGGATCTTGATTTGAACCTATTCCATCAAAATCAAAATCTGCCCAATCTATCGGATCTGTATCAAACTGGTCAAGAGAGTCAGATACACCATCGTTGTCATCATCTGTATCTTTGTTATCACCTATAAAATCAAAATCAGAGTCTGCCCAGTCAGATGGATCTGTATCAAACAAATCAACATCATCATTAAACCCATCATTATCATCATCTAAATCACATACATCTCCTAGGTTGTCTGAGTCAAAGTCTGCCTGGTCAAAATTACTATCTGTCGGACAATTATCAATAGAGTCAATCACCCCATCATTGTCAAAATCGGCAAAAGAAACAGTTCCATTCCATGCCAAAAAGGACACAGTCAGACTAACAGTCAACAAAACAAGCATCAGTTTCATTTTTTTAGTTATTAGTGAAGACACAACAGTATTTTTCAAAATACATTTTATGGTATTTTAACTCATCTACTAAATTATTTGATCTATGGTATAACCCACCAATTACTGTTTTAGATTATCTATGTAAATAAAAAAGAACCAGTCATTACGAAGTGTAATAGAAAACAGGTTCTTTAGTTAATTTGATTTTCATCATTACAGGATTATTTTTTCTTTTTATCCAAGGTGTGGCCCTCCAATGCTTGATTCCAATGAATGTATTTTTACTGTTGAATAGTTATTGTCACCCTGTACGAAATCAACTAGTTAACTTGCTACTGACAGAAATCAAAAATATTTTTTCTTAATACCACGATCAGTATTTCTGGTTAATTAGTAATTAAGGAGGTGCAAAAATGTCAAGACCAAAACGTACTGCAGAAGATTATGATGATTTTGATGATGACGATGATGATTTTGATGATGACTATTACTAGTCTAGTTAAATGTCACCAATGTCTATGAGATAGACAGGGCAGGTCACATGTTCTACAATTTTCCTTGAAACGCTTCCAAGACTAAGTAGTTTCTTTAATCCTTTTAACTTTCTTCGTTTTGCCATAACGATCAAATCAACGTCTCTTTCTAAGACAATTCTCAGGATTTCTTCAGCAGCGTCTCCTTCTACTACTTTAACCTCTATGATAGTCTCGGTTCCCAATTCCTCAATTTTGTCGGCAAGAACTTTTTCCATTGATTGTTTTATTGTCTTGTTTGCATCGTCTATGTTATTCACAAGTTTTTCTCTTTCTGACTGTGATAATGCAAAGCTTGGGGGAATCGGAATACTTTCAACCACATGTAATACGATAATTTTTGCAGAATCTGTTTTTGCAAGATGCATAGCATGTCTTAATGACTCATCTCCTGCAGGGGTTCCACCGTGAGGGACTAGAATGGTCTTGTACATGTACTCAATTCAACTCCTCGTAATTGGTCTCTATTTGTTCAAAGCTTGTACCTTTGCATTGAGGACATTCCGAAATATGTGATACACCTGCCTTTTTTGAAAAAACATTTCCGCAGTTTTTGCATACTCGTAATTCTTCAATTATAACCATATTTGGATACTCTCTGTTGTCTGTTTTAAAATTTTGCAAATTCTCATTCATGATGGAACATCGCAAATCCAAGTCGATTAGATTGTTATTTGTGAGATTATAGTTAAGATTCTAAAACAAATTGTACCTAGAACAAAGATTTTGCTTTTGTCAACTCCATCTTAATAGAGTCAATTTTTGCATCAATCATATCAGACGCATCACCATTTTTTATCATGTTTCGAAGATCTACACGTAACATCAATTCTATTTTCTCCATCAGAGGGCGGTCTTTTTGTGCAATAGCACTTTCAACATACTCATAATTTTCTAAGTATGCATTTGTTGCAAGTGAGAAGGCAGTGTCCTTTTCACCATTTCTATAATTTATTGACACATCATCTAGGATTTTTTCTATATTATTGATTATGTCTAGCACCTGACTTTGTTCGGTAATTGAAGTGCCCATCATGTTTCCCATCATTCCAGAGCCCATCATATGACTGTCCATCATCATATCTAGCATCCGTTGTTGGTATTGAGGATCATTCATCATGGTGTTCATCATTGGTTGCATCATCATGTTCATGTGTTGTTGGTTATTCATCATCATGTTGTGCATCTGTGTCATAGCTTGCGGATCATTCATCATAGTACTCATCCATTGATTCATAGCATCAGGGTTATTCATCATGGTTTGATGCCATTGGTTCATCATATTAGGATCATTCATCATTTGTTGCATTTGTTGAGGTGTCATTTGCATGAAATTATTTTGAGGTGTTGAGGTTTGCATCATGGCATAACCTATACCAATTCCAGCAAAGAATACTCCTACTGCAATTCCAATCATCACGTATTGGCTAACCATGTTTGAATTTCGTCAATGTCAGATATATGTTATTATCCAAAACTCATGTCTGATTATCAATTTGGATTATGGTGAATCTTTAGTTTGATTCTTAGTTTATCTTGATTCAATAAAAATTACATCAACAAGATCATTATTGCTTCTTTTAGTTACAGTATCCCTACTTGCATTGTGGAAATTTTGCAGATGTGCTTTTCTTGTTTTAATTCCATATTCTCGACATAATCTGCAAAAATAGGTCACTTGTCTTTGAGATTTTGGCATCACGTGGTTTTCACATTCTAAAATTGCAGTTTGCATAAGAGAAAACAGAAGAGCAGATATTTTAATATTGTCATATTTATGACATATTGTCAAGTATGTAGAAAATATGCAAAATCTTTATATTTTGTAATCACCATTACACTAATTTGGTGATTAAAAGATGTTTGATGACCAATTCGAAAGAACATTTCGAAGATTGTCGAGTCCCTTTTTTTCAATGGGAGATATCTTCGAAAGCCCAAATGATAGAACAGTCCAGACTTTTGGACCATACTACTACGGTTATGTAAAGACTGTAGGGGAAGATGGCATTCCTCATGTAACTGAATGGGGCAATGCAAAACCAGCTAATTCTCTTGCAGATACTACTGTAAGAGATCCATACGTTGATGTTTCAGTCAATGAACAAGAACGTACTCTCAAGATTGTTTCAGAGATGCCAGGAATTGAAAAGTCTGACATCAAACTCAATGTGTCAGATAAACAAGTATTACTTTCAGCCCAACACGGTGAAAGAAAATATGAAAAGAAAATTCCACTACCATCAAAAGTAGATGAAAACTCTGCAAAAGCCAAATACACAAACGGAGTCTTGGAACTGACAATACATCTTGCCAAGGAAAAACCTCAAGGCAAGTTAGTGTCAGTTGAATGATCTGGAGGTAAAAAAGATGGATTGTAATTCATCCCTAAAACAGGTCAAAGACTCTATCAAATCTTCTGTGGAAAAGGTTTCTTCATATCCTGAGGAAATCATTTCCAAATGGAAGTTTGGTAGGAGAAATTTTCCCTGAGGTGAGAAAAAATGCCAGACACTTTGTGTAGACAATGTGGTGGAGAACTGGATACAGAAAGACAATGCATGCATTGTCATCAACCAGTTCAGCTAGTTTGTACAAAATGTTTGCAGCCCACAGAAGAGAGATTTCACAGTAAATGCATGTACAGTGAGGAGATACTATGTCACACAGTCGCAGCACTTGCATAAGTCATAGATCACCTAGTTTGAACATGTGGAGAGTCCCTTCCTCTCCATATGTTTCAACTTTTGTTGGTCTATGTCATAGATGTTGGTCAAGCAATGTACCAATAACCTTGACTGAATCCTGTGATATATTGTGCAGTAAATGTATCGGAGAGAACTCTAAATGATAAAACAGAGTGCCAGAACGAGCATTGACTGCAAACACTCTATTTTATTAAAAAACTATCAATCAAACAAATACTACTGCATAAAATGTGACATACAATTTAACCTAAAAGAGGAAAAATAAGCCATCCAAGATATTAAGAAGTCAAAATGAATCACTTTCTAACTTGTGATCAGACACAAATCTATAGAGTTTGAATCTAAGTTATCTTGATTCAATAAAAATCACATCAAAATGAGAATTAAAAAAGAAGGATGCCAAATATTTGTGCAATTATTGCTGCGACAACCAAAATTAAAATTTTTATTCCTAATTTCATGTTAAATCATAAATCCATTAGTTAATGTTTCAAGATTCTTGTTCTTTGATAACATTTAATGTCATACTTGAAACAATATGAGGTATTTTTCTAATTGCTTTGGTAATAACATTGTCTAGTATTTCATCACTAGACGATTCAACAATACAAATAACATCATACAGTCCAAAAACAACATCAGCTTCTTTTACTTCAGGAATATGGCTCAGATCTTTCAGTATTGGATATTCTTCTCCTTTTTCACAATGAATAACGACGTAAGCTTTGACAATATTTTGTCCAAGCATTGCTCCAATTAGTTTATCAGATGGTTGAAACAGTTCTCCTGATTCTGAACGAATTAAGGTCATGGTAGAACGAATTTTTGGCATTTTACGAATTTGTTTAGTAACTACTTGTTGAATTTTCTCTTCAGAGTCCAATTCAATTTGTGCAACAATGTCATAAAGGCCAAATGTACCATGAACACCTTTTATCCCTTCCATGTTTTTTAGGGATGAAATGATCTCTTTTTCTGAGCCCAAATTACAATTCATTAAGACATACGCTTTTGCCATTTCTATGAATCTCCTTTCAAAATCAAAAAAACATCAAAAATTATATAATTTTGATCCATCATATTACTCCGACAGGGATAAAGAGAGATTTCAAAGTGACATGTACAATCAATGTTTCAAATTCCATTTAAGATACAGCAATTATAAAGGAAATTCTTTACTTTAACAAAACTGAACATTGTTAAGTATGCCATAAATAGAAAACAAAAAACAGGTATGTTTTGATGAAATTCTTACATCAAAATGAATAAAACATCAGCATTCCAGATTATTTTGTAACCATTACCAATGTTGCAATTATACCAAGTATTGCAATGAAAATCAATGTGTTTCGTATGTAGGATTTTCTCATTAATGTTATTTTTCACGCTTTGGCTTTGAATGAGCCTTTATCATGTGTTTTTTTGTTCTTTCTGGATCGGTAAATTCCATATCGCAAATGGTGCATTTGTTAGAAAACGTTGTTTCTCTTTTCAGGATACTTTTTAGCTTATTTTTGTTAAAGGGTAATCGAGATTTCATAACAAATACAGAAATCAGAGATTATAAGGCATTGCTTAACATTGTTAATTATAACTACTAGGAACAATAGTTAAAGTGTCATTTATTCAATAGTACATAGTGGCCGAGCCAAAAAAATATAGAGATAGAATCTATATTGTAAAAGACATTATTCTTACACTTTCAGAATATGGGGAGTTGAATCAAACTGCATTGTTTAGTTTTTGTGGATTAAATATTTCAAAGCATAAACAAATTTTAGATAATCTAGAACAAAATGACATCATTCAACGAACAGAGAAAGTAGAAGGAAAAAGAGCTGTTACGATTTTTAAGGTCACTCCAAAAGGAATGAATTTTTGCCATGAAATATTGGAACCATATGAAAAACTATTTCCAAGAAGTGGTAAATCCTCGGATTCATTAAATTTTGGATGCTTATTCTTCGTCTAGGTGATATTTTGAGGAGATGGCCTTATCCAAGTTTTCTCTTTTTTCCAGATAATTACAATATCGTTTGTTCCAGGAACTAAGAGATTTGAATTGCCGTATACCTGCAGATAACCAAACACCAGATGTGACCAGAACGACGGTTAACAAAATTATCAGCAATAATGCAAAATCATACTCACTTTCAACCAAATGCAGGAATTTTGGATGAGTGACAAGATATAATGAAATTCCTATTGCAAGAGGGGCTAAAATCAGAGCAGATAATGAAACACCAAGCATTAAATTTTTGAGTTGTTGAATTTTTTCAATAAAAAGATCCATAGAACTTAAAATATCGTTTCCAAAATCAGACAAACTTGTATACCTCTAATGAACCAAAATTATTTCTTTTAATATATTTTTGATGAATTTTAATTGAGATATCAAAAATGTTTTGATTTTTCACTGTTTCTGTTGTGTATGTGTAGTATTTAGGAAATACTTAACAATGTTAATTTAATTTTATTAGAAATTCATCATAATTGATTTTATGACTGAGGATAATGATTTAGAGGAAGAAAATCTTGCAACCAAGAAAAATAAAGACTGGTGGAGATTAGAAAAATTTCAGATAGGTAGGAAAAGGTTTTCATAAACATGGCATTTTCATGTAAAGGCATATGCGACTCATTAATGGAAGAACCAGTTCCCAGCGGTTTACGCTACAAACTCGGGCAGAAGAGATGCACATTATGTGGTATTTTTGTTAAAACTACGAATCTAAGATGTCCTTGTTGTAATGCTCGCTTACGAACAAGATCAAGAAACAAAAAACATTCTAGAAAGCGTATCCATTAACATTGTTAAGCATTTCCTAAATATCAAAAAAATGAATCATAATTAATGCAGAGCAAACTACTCCAAAAAGGAAATAATGACAACTGTTGTTCTATCCTAGTTTTCATTTACTGCCATTAGACACGGTAATTTCCTTTTTGCTCCTGCAGTACCATTTATCTAAATTCGGGTTAACAATGTTAACTGAAGTATATTACATACAAATCTGATAAAAATACAAAATGGTAAAACTCAAGTGTGTTGATTATGGATTTGAATGTGATTTTGTAGCAGAGGGAGAGATGCAACAAGTAATTGATGAATTTGGACATCATACTGATGAAGAACACGGAATTGATTATTCCAAAGAAGCTTTGATGCAATTTATCTTGAGAAAAACCACGTAACACAAATCAAGGATGAATTTAATGATTGAATTTTTTGACCATAATCTAGTATTACAGTTCCTAGATTCTGTTTTTCTTCAAGGAGATGGAGGCATATTTGGATTTATGGGTAAAGGTCGAGATGCATTAGGTAGTGATGATCCCATAGTAAAGGGGCTTATTCCAACATTATTTGGAGTGACTTTATTTGGAATTTTATTGAATTTCTTCAATTCTGCAGTTAGAAAGAAGATGGTTGATCAAACAAAACTAAAACGAATAATGAAGGAGACTCGTAGATGGCAAAAAGAAAGAATGGCTGCAATGCGAGCAAAAGATACTGCAAAAACAGCTGAACTAAACAAGAAATCTGCATACATGAACAAGATGTCAATGGAGATGATGCAGATGAATATGAGACCGATGATGATTACGTTCGTTCCTTTGATTTTGATTTTTTATTTGGTTTTGCCTCAATTATTTGCCCACACAGTTGCATTAAGTCCAATACCACTAAATGTGATTCCAGGTGATTTTTTTCACCTAACATGTACTGCTGAACAAGTAGCAGATCCAGACAATGTCTGCACCCAAGAAAATGCGTTATATCTTTGGGCATGGTATTTCCTTTCATCCATTGCATTTAGTGGAATAATTATGAAATTAACCAAAACATCAATGGGGGCAGATTAAAAATCTGAATCAAGTTCATAAACTTAAAAAAGATTAATTATTATTTCTAAATGACCATTTTGTTTCTTCATGAGGCCTTACAAATTTTTCAGGAGAAACTTTACTATGATCACTTTTGATATGAGACATGTAATTTACAAGTGATGAGAAATTCTGATTGCATATTGGGCAGACTTTTGTAAATCCCATAAGCATTATTGGAAAATATTTCTTTTAGAAGTTCCTTAACAATGTTAATTATCACATACATTTAGAAAAATTATTTCAACAGTATACTGCTTATGTTTTTCCAAACTCACTAATTCAACAATTAGCCAGTTAAATGAGCAAAAATGTCTACTTTGTAAACTATAAACCAACCCCAAATACTAAGTTAAAATTCTCTTGAGTGGGGCATCACATTCCACGCACTCGAAGAGGTGCTTCCGCAGAAAACTCGATAATCAAATTACTCCAAAGTTGTTAAAAAGTATTCCTGATAATTGATTTGAGATTTTTATTGAGCAAAAATAGCATGAAAAAATATGAAAACAATTGCTGTAATCATAGCCATAATAATAGCATTCAGTCTGACATTATATCCATCTGCATATGCAGAGCCCTCTGTGGAGATAATTATGGAAAAAACAACTTACAGTTATTGTGAAAAATTATTCTATACAATCAATGTTTCAGAGATCACAGGAAATCCTGCAATTATTCACATCCGAGATGAAACAGGAAAAGGCAGTAGTGCAATACCTATTCCAATAACAGATTTACAAAATCCAGTACCATCACGTGTTGCTTTTGAAAAAGAAATTTTTCCATTAGGAAAATATTTCATTGATGTAGAATATGAAGGAGTTCAAACCACAGCAGAGTTTGAATTAGTTGATTCAAACAAACCATGTATCCCAGAATTGATTAAACCAATAATGGCAAATTGGCTTTCAGGTAATATTTCTGATGGATTTTTAATTGACGCTTTTCAAAAATATGTTGACAGTCAAATAATAGACATACCTTTTGAAATTAACGAAACAAATGTTTATGACATCACTATTCCAGAATGGGTAAAAAATGTAGGATATTGGTGGATTGAAGGGGTGATATCAGATGATGATTTTGGACAAGCGGTAAATTACCTAATTGAGAAAAATATAATCAAAAATACAAGTCAGGCAGAAAACGAATTATGAACAAGTATTCAATCATCACAGTTATTGCAATCATAGTTATTGTTATTCCATTTGCACATTCTGGGTTAAGTATAGCAGGGATGCAGCAACTGGAATACAGATGGAATGGTCCTGGTGAATTTACTTTTTTTGCAATGTCAAATTCAGGAGATGTTGAATTTTGTAATACATTACCAATTTGGATGAGTTTTCAGAAATTTGAAATTGCAACATTTTATGAAAAAAATCATCTAGGATCATTTGTAGTAGGGCCAACCACCATCAACCCATTATCAGCAACAGTCAATGAGGGTGTTTTTACATCAGAAGAAATTACAGCAGCTCAACATAATTTTATGACATTTGATTTTGAATTTGATGGGGGAGATATCAGACTAGATCCTAATCAATTCATAGTTGTGATCAGTTCAGAGACACCAATAATAGGAATAATCCCATATTCATCAACAACTCAGATTACAGGTTATGATTTTGATCAAAAGATGAATGTTAATGATTTGACTTGTAACTAGTCGCTACTTTTACTGGCTTTGGACATTAATGCCAATATTATTGCCACTGCTCCAGTAATGATAAACGCGGCCATAACTCCATATCCTAATTCTTTACCAAGTCCTTTGAAGGAAGTTTCTTTAGGAACAGATGTTTTAGGTTCAACCACACACATTCCATCTTTTAGAACAGTTCCAGAACCGCATCTTTCATCTAAAACACATACACCGTCTTTTAGAATAGTTCCTTCTCCACATTCTGTTGTTTCTTTAGGAGTATCCACAGGTGTTTCTACAGGGGTTTCAACAGTAGATTCAGACTGTTCTTCTTCAATTTCTGCAATTAGTTTATCTAATTCAGATTTTGAAATATCTAGTGCTTCATGAAAAGTATAGTCTGAATAATTATCTTCAAACCATTTTTTGTAAGAGGGTTCAGTGACATATCTTTCAACATAATATTTTGTATCTTTAGAAGAATCTACAAAAGATGCGGGAATTTGTTTTTCAGTTGTTTCATCTACCATAGATTCATCATCAGATGATTCATCCAGAGTTTGGCCAAATACAGTTCCAATTATTTCTAAATCTTCAGAACCAGCAGGTATTTTGATGTTTAAAGTTCTACTTTGAGCAGTGGTGGTTTCTGAAAAATCAGCTTCTAAACCATCAACTATAACGAAAAATGGATCATCTTCACCATCATAAATTGAATCAAAAAATGTACGTTCAAAAATTATATTTAATTCTCCAGAGTCACCAATTACATTAATTCCAAAAAGCAGTTCTGCAGAATCAGATAAAGTTTCGGCAGTAACACTAGTAATTTCAACTTGTTTAGCAGTATATTCAAAATCATAAGGCGTGCCATCAACATCAACTGACATTGTTTCAGCATACACAAATGCTGATGAGATAATTGTAAAGAAGATCAATCCAAGAGATATTTTTAACAAAGAATTTCCATTTGGCAAATGTCTTAGTCGTTCAGATTGAAATTGTCTCATGCTAGTGTTATTCAATACGATTAACGTCCTCCAAATAGATGTTAAAAACAAAGAGACGACAATAAATCACGTAAAAGTCAATTTTTTTGCTTATTTTTAAAGTTCAGGCAGAAATTCTTCTAGATTACGCCTCTCAAAATCTGAACAATCTTCTCAGCAATTACATTTGCAGCCAAAGATTGCGCTTCTTTTGTTTGAGCGCCAATATGAGGAGTTAAGATTACATTGTCAAGTTCTGCTAGCTTTGTTCCAATAGCAGGTTCTTTTTCAAATACATCTAAAGCTGCACCACCCAGAGTACCATTTTTGAGAGCATCATAAAGTGCATCCTCATCAACCACACCACCTCTAGAAGTATTGATAATTTTTGCAGTATTTTTCATAGTAGACATTTTTTGTGCATCCAATAGATGATAAGTTGAATCTAATAATGGAACATGAATAGAGATGTAATCAGAGCTTTGAAGCAATGTATTCAAATCTGCTTTCATCAAACCAACTTCTTTTGAAAATTCTTCATCGATTGGAACCACATCATATCCGATAATGTTCATGTTTAGTGCATGTGCAAGTCTACCTAATCTTTTTCCAATATTTCCTAGTCCAATAATTCCAAGATATTTTCCCCTAAGTTCCGTTCCTTTCAATTCTTTTTTGAGCCATTGTTCATTTCTAATTCCTCTATCACCACGTGTGGTTTGTCTTGCAAGAGATAACATTAAGCCTAAAACTAATTCAGCAACGGCATTCATTGCGCCTTCAACGGCATTAATTACTCGAATATTTTTTGCTTTTGCAGCTTCTTGATCAACATTATCTAGTCCAACACCTACACGAGCAATAATTTTACAATTATCAGCTTTATCGATCATGTCTTTTGTAATTGTAGTTCTACTTCTAACAATTACAATATTGTAGTTAGCAATTTTTTCTAAAATTTGTTCAGGGGTAATTTCTGGTTCATATGATACTTTCAGACCATTATCTTCTAAAATTTTATTTAAAATTGGATCTACTTCATCACAAATTAGTACAGAATCATCAAATCCCATGAAATAAGAAATAGAGCTACGGAATATAATTCATTCAAAATAATAAAAAGAAAAAGATGTTATGTTATCAAGAAGTTAGCATTTCGGCTACTACAGGAATTACTTCCCATAATGCGACATAATCGCCACTTGCTTGCATTTCAGAAGCTACTTCATCAGTGTATAAACCGTGAATGTTTAGTGCAGGATGAGCAATACTGTTTGCTCCCATTGGTGGGACAGCATCACTTGGATTGCCTAAAGCGTATGCATAAGATGCTACTGGTGCTGGAATAACTCCTTTCTCAACGAGAACTGGGTTCAAGCCGAATGGGTCACCTGCTACAAAGACTGTAGCTGCGCCAGTGTAAATTGCTGCATAGTCATGGTTTACTGCTGCATATGCACCTGGTTCATCAAAGACCAAGTCAACAATCATGTTCTGTGAGCCACCGAGTAACCATGTTTCAGTTGCTGCGGATTGGACTCTATTGCCTTGGACAACTCTATCCAAAATTTCTCCAACAATGTGGAAGAATAGTGGTTCGTTACCATGGTTTTCAATAAAGAGTCTCACGTGTTGATCATTTTCAACAAACAAGAGTTGTGATTGGTATTGCTTGTGTTCAAGTCCATTCCATGGTTGTGCAACAAAGATGTTCTTGTTTACATCGCCATTGACGAGTAAGTTATGAGCCATGTTTGGTACATAACCAAATTGCATTCCGTTAACAACTGTTGCAGTGTTATGATGTTGGAACATTGCTCCTGCATCATAGTTGCCTTCAGGTGTAAGGTACAATTGATTGTATTGGAGTTGGAACTCTAATGCATCTGCATCATAGAATTTTCTGTCAATTTCGCCACTTCCACTGGTTTTCTCAACCATTAATTTCTTGTATCCATCAGCTGGATCAACAATTGCAATTCCGTACATGCCGGAAAGTACATGTTGGTCCATACCAATTAGTTTGACACCAGAACAATGGTATTTGAAAACACCAGCAGCTTCAGCGATGTAACAGTACTGACTTGTTTCACCAGGATTAACTGATTCAAAGTTTCCTGCTGACATTTGTGATGCGTGCATGTCGTTACCGTGTCCAGTAACTTCATCATCTGGAATTGTAAGTGTCATTTTTACAACATCGCCTTGTGTGACTCTAAGTGTTGGTCCTGGGACTTGTCCACTAAAGGTCATGGCATTGTAAGTTTTTCCTCCCATAATTGGAAGTTCAACACTTTCACCAGTCAAGTTAAACTCAACTACTGTTCTACCAGAATTTTCTAGAACACCACAATCAGTTTCTGCGAATGCTTGAGGCATTACAAGCTGCAAACCGCCCATTTGATGGATTTTCTCAATTACATCGATATCCATTTTTTCCATATCGAGTGATTGCCCACCAATTTGGGTTTGTGTGTATGTGCTTCCGAATAAGGTTGCGCCCATTACAGCTACTGCTGCAATTGTAAAGAGCATACTAACACGCTTATTCATTATCAGCGTTGGTCTCTGAATCCTATATAATAATTCCCATTATGGATATATGAT
This window encodes:
- a CDS encoding multicopper oxidase domain-containing protein produces the protein MLFTIAAVAVMGATLFGSTYTQTQIGGQSLDMEKMDIDVIEKIHQMGGLQLVMPQAFAETDCGVLENSGRTVVEFNLTGESVELPIMGGKTYNAMTFSGQVPGPTLRVTQGDVVKMTLTIPDDEVTGHGNDMHASQMSAGNFESVNPGETSQYCYIAEAAGVFKYHCSGVKLIGMDQHVLSGMYGIAIVDPADGYKKLMVEKTSGSGEIDRKFYDADALEFQLQYNQLYLTPEGNYDAGAMFQHHNTATVVNGMQFGYVPNMAHNLLVNGDVNKNIFVAQPWNGLEHKQYQSQLLFVENDQHVRLFIENHGNEPLFFHIVGEILDRVVQGNRVQSAATETWLLGGSQNMIVDLVFDEPGAYAAVNHDYAAIYTGAATVFVAGDPFGLNPVLVEKGVIPAPVASYAYALGNPSDAVPPMGANSIAHPALNIHGLYTDEVASEMQASGDYVALWEVIPVVAEMLTS